From the genome of Prunus persica cultivar Lovell chromosome G8, Prunus_persica_NCBIv2, whole genome shotgun sequence:
atctaccccccttaaagaaaatttcgtcCTCGAAATTTACATACCTATTACTCGAAGAGGTAAGGGTACTGTTCCCGCATTTGGTCCTCAGGTTCCCATGTGGCCTCTTCCACAGTATGACTTCTACATAAGACCTTCACAAGTGGAATCTCCCTCGAACGCAAAACTTGCATCTTTCGATCTAAAATCTGAACTGGTTGCTCGACATAAGTCAAATCTTCTTGTAGCTCTATCGGTTGTTCCTCCAGCACATGAGAAGGATCCGGAATATACTTCCGAAGCATCGAGACATGGAACACGTCGTGCAACCGAGACAAATCCGGAGGTAAAGCAAGTCTATAAGCTACTGGACCTACACACTCCACATTCTCATAAGGTCCAATATAGCGAGGACTTAGTTTTCCTCGCCTTCCAAACCTTACTATGCCCTTCCAAGGCAATAATTTCAGGAACACCCAGTCTCCAACCTCAAACTGGAGGTCCCTTCTTTTGTTATCTGCATAGCTCTTTTGTCTGTCCTGAGCCGTTTTCAGTCTTTCTCGGATTAACTTCACTTGTTCCTTTGTCCGT
Proteins encoded in this window:
- the LOC109950819 gene encoding uncharacterized protein LOC109950819, whose protein sequence is MYHTLREHYWWPFMKKEIAEYVRKCLICQHVKAERQKPSGLLQPFPIPEWKWEHLTMDFMFNLPRTRNNHDGVWVIVDRLTKSAHFLPVRANYTLNKLAKLFIDEIVRLHGCQFLSLLIEIHGLPPDFGQSCMKLLEPSYSSVLLFILRQTCRTPFYWDEVGENRLEVADDIERTKEQVKLIRERLKTAQDRQKSYADNKRRDLQFEVGDWVFLKLLPWKGIVRFGRRGKLSPRYIGPYENVECVGPVAYRLALPPDLSRLHDVFHVSMLRKYIPDPSHVLEEQPIELQEDLTYVEQPVQILDRKMQVLRSREIPLVKVLCRSHTVEEATWEPEDQMREQYPYLFE